From Ignavibacteriota bacterium, the proteins below share one genomic window:
- a CDS encoding sigma 54-interacting transcriptional regulator yields MQDGTNAALDISSVNMYVLPYNCPLLLISLPASPVNAMAALPPQHQDTGTDPEVVLGFERFLSDLSARFIRARGEEVDPLVLDGLRSFTILLCVDRCTLTEVEPRSGHTFTRFSYAVDGCTAIPPMRADQLFPWTTAQLLQNRVMILNYPYTFPPEAATDRENAALGKFRSSVHIPIETGGAVRFILSAAAIQEHRLWPELLIPRLRLLGEVIANALIRKEYDDTLRSMKESLESENVSLREVVNSSEEYADIIGKSESLMYVLYRMEQVAPTDATVILRGETGVGKELFARAIHRRSSRKDKPLLKVDCASLSPSLIESELFGHERGAFTGAVTSRKGRFELAAGGTIFLDEVAELPIDLQSRLLRVLQDGTIERLGGGKPTRVNVRIIAATNRNLESDMREGKFRQDLFYRLNAFPLTIPPLRDRHGDIPLLVDHFIQLFNTRHGKHVTRIPAATREMLSQYRWPGNIRELENVIECAVISASGGLLSVPSLTVPSSGQPDVLATLADVERTHILAALEHTLWRIEGNAGAAVILGLHPDTLRYRMKKHNIQRPHPPRS; encoded by the coding sequence ATGCAGGACGGGACCAACGCTGCACTTGACATTTCCTCCGTCAATATGTACGTTCTCCCGTACAACTGCCCGCTCCTTCTCATTTCATTACCGGCATCGCCCGTGAATGCAATGGCCGCCCTTCCGCCCCAACATCAGGACACCGGGACCGATCCAGAAGTTGTCCTGGGCTTTGAACGTTTTCTCTCCGATCTTTCCGCCCGCTTCATCCGCGCGCGCGGAGAAGAAGTGGACCCCCTCGTCCTCGATGGACTCCGATCGTTCACAATACTACTCTGCGTTGATCGCTGTACGCTGACGGAAGTGGAACCGCGCAGCGGGCATACGTTCACGCGCTTTTCCTACGCCGTTGACGGCTGCACGGCGATCCCGCCGATGCGCGCGGATCAACTCTTCCCCTGGACAACGGCGCAGCTCCTGCAGAACCGGGTCATGATCCTGAACTACCCGTATACGTTCCCACCCGAAGCCGCAACGGACAGGGAGAACGCCGCCCTGGGTAAGTTCCGCTCCAGCGTTCATATCCCCATCGAGACCGGCGGTGCGGTGCGGTTCATCCTGAGCGCAGCCGCGATCCAGGAACACCGGCTGTGGCCGGAATTGCTCATACCACGGCTCCGACTCCTTGGCGAGGTCATTGCCAACGCCCTCATCCGCAAAGAATACGACGACACCCTTCGTTCCATGAAGGAGTCCCTTGAGAGCGAGAATGTCTCTCTCCGCGAGGTCGTCAACTCCAGCGAGGAGTATGCCGACATCATCGGAAAGAGCGAGAGCCTGATGTACGTGCTGTACCGGATGGAGCAGGTCGCTCCGACCGATGCGACCGTCATCCTGCGGGGGGAGACCGGGGTCGGCAAGGAACTCTTTGCCAGGGCGATCCATCGCAGGAGCAGCCGGAAGGACAAGCCTCTCCTGAAAGTGGACTGCGCGTCGCTCTCCCCATCACTTATCGAAAGCGAATTGTTCGGTCATGAGCGAGGAGCATTCACCGGTGCTGTCACCTCCAGAAAGGGGAGATTCGAACTCGCTGCGGGCGGAACGATCTTTCTGGATGAGGTGGCGGAACTTCCTATCGATCTGCAGTCGCGCCTCCTCCGCGTGCTGCAGGATGGGACCATCGAACGGCTCGGCGGCGGAAAACCGACCCGGGTGAATGTGCGCATCATCGCCGCCACAAACCGCAACCTCGAGTCGGACATGCGGGAAGGCAAATTCAGGCAGGACCTCTTCTACCGGCTCAATGCGTTCCCCCTCACGATCCCTCCGCTGCGCGACCGTCACGGCGACATCCCTCTCCTCGTTGACCACTTCATCCAACTCTTCAACACAAGGCACGGGAAGCACGTGACCCGCATCCCGGCCGCAACACGTGAGATGCTGTCACAGTACCGGTGGCCAGGCAACATCCGGGAGCTGGAGAACGTGATCGAATGCGCCGTGATCTCGGCATCAGGAGGGCTGCTGTCGGTCCCTTCCCTCACGGTCCCTTCTTCCGGCCAACCCGACGTGCTCGCTACGCTGGCCGACGTCGAACGCACCCACATCCTCGCGGCACTCGAGCACACCCTCTGGAGGATCGAGGGGAACGCGGGGGCCGCGGTCATTCTCGGGCTTCATCCCGACACCTTGAGGTACAGGATGAAGAAGCATAACATACAAAGGCCACACCCGCCGCGGTCTTGA
- a CDS encoding diheme cytochrome c-553 translates to MHLIGSIAVAVAVVTAFASSPAAKDEKSGKNELVERGRHLVIIGGCDDCHSPKVMSPNGPVPHPMKILSGHRAEAGTPAVPQGALAPDRWVAMTTGDMTAWAGPWGISYAANLTPDPATGLGGWTEDLFIKTMRTGKHHGTGRQILPPMPWMNLAQMTDEELKAVFAYLRSIPPIKNLVPQPVPPGK, encoded by the coding sequence ATCCATCTCATCGGATCCATAGCCGTGGCTGTAGCGGTTGTTACCGCATTTGCCAGCAGCCCGGCCGCCAAAGACGAGAAGAGCGGCAAGAACGAGCTTGTGGAACGCGGCCGGCACCTCGTCATCATCGGAGGCTGCGACGATTGCCACTCACCCAAGGTGATGTCTCCGAATGGGCCGGTCCCTCACCCCATGAAGATACTCTCCGGCCATCGGGCCGAAGCCGGGACACCGGCTGTGCCGCAGGGCGCTCTCGCTCCCGACCGTTGGGTAGCGATGACGACAGGCGACATGACCGCATGGGCGGGGCCATGGGGAATATCGTATGCAGCAAATCTGACGCCGGATCCGGCCACCGGCCTCGGTGGATGGACGGAGGATCTCTTCATCAAGACCATGCGCACAGGGAAGCATCATGGTACGGGCCGGCAGATCCTCCCCCCCATGCCCTGGATGAATCTTGCACAGATGACCGATGAAGAACTGAAAGCGGTCTTTGCGTATCTCCGGTCGATCCCACCGATCAAGAACCTCGTTCCACAGCCGGTGCCGCCCGGGAAATAG
- a CDS encoding dihydrofolate reductase, with the protein MLVASCSAPEKKQEFHWAADRFADIKVMRYQVPGFSDLSLRQKKLVYFLSQAALCGRDILFAQNGAYNLAIRKTLDAVVASGSSDRNTPAWSAFMTYTKQVWFANGIYHHYGNDKFTPGFTEAWFRVAVAACDPGLLPVRSGGTVDALLDEICPVMFDPAILPKKVSQDASQDMVQNSAVTFYQGVSEKEAVAYYEGRKDPKDPAPPSYGLNTTLAKENGRIVEKQWKADGVYGPAIREIIVWLRRASDVAENDRQKQTIDTLIAYYRSGDLREFDAYNILWLQDTVSSVDFVNGFIETYNDPLGIKASWESIVNFKDVVATRRAETITANAQWFEDNSPVDPRFKKKEVRGVSAKVITVAQLGGDCYPTTPIGINLPNADWIRAAHGSKSVTLENITYAYDQAALGDGFNEEFCSSPEEVRLLEKYGALVDNLHTDLHECVGHASGQLMPGVTADALKNYTAPIEEARADLFALYYLMDPRLVEWGLLPSEDAAKAGYIEQILNGLFTQLKRIEPGKNIEEAHMRNRQLIARWCYEKGAGERVIEMVQREGKTYFRINDFGRLRALFGELLKEVQRVRSEGDYEGAKALVESYGVNVDPVLHHELLARYKKLNLAPYGGFMNPVFTAVERDGEITDVQVTYPDDFIGQMMEYGKKYSFLSPWDPM; encoded by the coding sequence CTGCGGCCGTGATATTCTCTTCGCTCAGAATGGCGCATATAACCTGGCGATCCGGAAGACCCTCGATGCGGTCGTAGCCTCGGGATCGTCCGACCGTAACACACCGGCGTGGTCCGCCTTCATGACGTATACGAAGCAGGTCTGGTTCGCCAATGGGATCTATCATCACTACGGGAACGACAAGTTCACGCCCGGATTCACCGAGGCGTGGTTCCGCGTTGCGGTCGCCGCGTGCGATCCGGGACTCCTCCCTGTCCGTTCCGGTGGCACGGTGGATGCGCTCCTCGATGAGATCTGCCCGGTGATGTTCGATCCGGCGATCCTCCCGAAGAAGGTCAGCCAGGATGCGTCGCAGGATATGGTGCAGAACTCGGCGGTGACGTTCTATCAGGGGGTGAGCGAAAAGGAAGCAGTGGCATACTATGAGGGCAGGAAGGATCCAAAGGATCCGGCACCGCCGTCATACGGCCTCAATACGACGCTGGCGAAGGAGAACGGCAGGATCGTTGAGAAGCAATGGAAGGCTGACGGGGTCTACGGTCCCGCGATCCGCGAGATCATCGTGTGGTTGCGGCGGGCATCGGATGTTGCGGAGAATGACCGGCAGAAGCAGACGATCGATACGCTCATTGCCTACTACAGAAGCGGCGACCTCCGCGAGTTCGATGCGTACAATATCCTCTGGCTGCAGGACACCGTTTCGAGCGTCGACTTTGTGAACGGTTTCATCGAGACCTACAACGATCCCCTCGGGATCAAGGCGTCGTGGGAATCGATCGTCAACTTCAAGGATGTGGTCGCCACGCGCCGCGCGGAGACGATCACCGCCAATGCCCAGTGGTTCGAGGACAACTCTCCGGTGGATCCACGCTTCAAGAAGAAGGAGGTCAGGGGTGTCAGCGCGAAGGTCATCACGGTCGCGCAGCTCGGCGGCGATTGCTATCCCACCACGCCGATCGGCATTAACCTTCCGAATGCGGACTGGATCCGTGCCGCACATGGTTCGAAATCCGTGACCCTGGAGAACATCACGTACGCGTACGATCAGGCGGCACTGGGGGACGGATTCAACGAGGAATTCTGCAGTTCGCCGGAGGAAGTGCGCCTGCTGGAGAAGTACGGTGCGCTGGTGGATAATCTGCATACCGACCTCCATGAATGTGTCGGCCATGCATCGGGGCAGTTGATGCCCGGCGTGACCGCCGATGCATTGAAGAACTATACTGCACCGATCGAAGAGGCCCGGGCGGACCTGTTCGCACTCTATTACCTGATGGATCCGCGGCTCGTGGAATGGGGCTTGCTGCCGTCAGAGGATGCGGCGAAGGCGGGATATATCGAGCAGATCCTGAATGGGCTGTTCACGCAGCTCAAACGCATCGAGCCGGGCAAGAACATCGAGGAAGCGCACATGCGCAACAGGCAGCTGATCGCCCGGTGGTGCTATGAGAAGGGGGCAGGGGAGCGTGTGATCGAAATGGTGCAGCGCGAAGGTAAGACCTACTTCCGCATCAATGACTTCGGACGCCTGCGCGCACTGTTCGGTGAACTCCTGAAAGAAGTTCAGCGGGTCAGATCGGAAGGGGACTATGAGGGCGCGAAGGCACTCGTCGAATCCTACGGCGTGAACGTGGACCCCGTGCTGCATCACGAGTTGCTTGCCCGGTACAAGAAGCTGAACCTCGCACCGTACGGCGGGTTCATGAATCCGGTGTTCACAGCGGTCGAACGGGATGGGGAGATCACCGATGTTCAGGTGACCTATCCGGACGACTTCATCGGGCAGATGATGGAGTACGGGAAGAAGTATTCTTTCCTGTCCCCCTGGGATCCCATGTGA